The Pseudomonas sp. IAC-BECa141 genome contains the following window.
GGCTCGCCAGATCGCCGCGCACGCGCATGGTCAGGGCTTCGCCGGCGTTGGTCTTGACGTGGCAGAAGGTGTCGCTGCCCAGCCGTTCGCTGACGTCGGCAGTGACTTGCAGGGTGCAGTCGCCCGGTTGCGCGAGTTCCAGATGTTCCGGGCGAATGCCCAGGGTCACGGCTCTGCCGACGCTCAGGTTCGACGCGTTGAATGGCAGGGTGATGCGAGTGCCGGCGTCCAGCGAAACTTCGCAGCTCGCGCCATCGATCCGCGCGATCTGGCCTTTGAGGAAGCCCATTTTCGGCGTGCCGAGGAAGCCGGCGACGAACAGATTGGCCGGGTTGTGGTACAGCTCCAGCGGCGAACCGACCTGTTCGATCTTGCCGCCGTTGAGCACCACGACCTTGTCGGCCATGGTCATGGCTTCGACCTGATCGTGGGTCACGTAGATCATGGTCGCTTTGAGGTCCTTGTGCAGGCGCAGCAGCTCAAGGCGCATTTGCACCCGCAGGGCGGCGTCGAGGTTGGACAGCGGTTCGTCGAACAGGAAGATTTTCGGGTTGCGCACGATCGCGCGACCGATGGCCACACGCTGACGCTGGCCGCCGGACAACTGTTTCGGCTTGCGTTCTAGCATCGGGCCCAGTTCGAGAATCCGCGCCGCTTCACCGACTTTCTTTTCGACCTCAGCCTTCGGCACACCGGCCAGATCGAGGGCAAACGACATGTTCTTTTTCACGGTCATGTGCGGATACAGCGCGTAGGTCTGGAACACCATCGCCAGGTCACGCTTGGCCGGGCTGACTTCGGTGATGTCGCGCCCGTCCAGTTCGATGGTGCCGCCGCTGACTTCTTCAAGGCCGGCGATCAGTCGCAGCAGGGTGGATTTGCCGCAGCCCGACGGGCCGACGAACACCACGAATTCCTTGTCGTTCACCTCAAGGTCGATGCCCTTGATGATGGAGAAACCTTCGAAGCCTTTTTGCAGATTCTTGATTTTCAGGTTGGCCATGATGGCGCTCCTTTTGCGAATTCTTATTTGACGGCGCCGAACGACAGGCCGCGCACCAGTTGTTTCTGGCTGATCCAGCCGAAGA
Protein-coding sequences here:
- a CDS encoding ABC transporter ATP-binding protein, with the translated sequence MANLKIKNLQKGFEGFSIIKGIDLEVNDKEFVVFVGPSGCGKSTLLRLIAGLEEVSGGTIELDGRDITEVSPAKRDLAMVFQTYALYPHMTVKKNMSFALDLAGVPKAEVEKKVGEAARILELGPMLERKPKQLSGGQRQRVAIGRAIVRNPKIFLFDEPLSNLDAALRVQMRLELLRLHKDLKATMIYVTHDQVEAMTMADKVVVLNGGKIEQVGSPLELYHNPANLFVAGFLGTPKMGFLKGQIARIDGASCEVSLDAGTRITLPFNASNLSVGRAVTLGIRPEHLELAQPGDCTLQVTADVSERLGSDTFCHVKTNAGEALTMRVRGDLASRYGEQLNLHLDAAHCHLFDADGVALTRPLRAAA